One Nitrospina watsonii DNA segment encodes these proteins:
- a CDS encoding HmuY family protein, which yields MNTTLKTFLILIGATVFFNFMFYFLSSNIEDFENLPLPPKKVERYKTDYPLIKVDAQSRDNWALLDFSTGNVVRMDDMEKDVNRLQKLDWDLAFQRTKIVTNGGVTNPKGNVQVKNLGQIEFNQVAQVPASRADFKKDDRGWGGSIVNKALVDWYIYRTRTHNVESKKDVYLIDTGDGFVKLKIINYYCERPESDCKSMMCTRDEAACLTLEYQFIPNDEQTFSPPPSQQPQTAQVTH from the coding sequence ATGAATACCACGCTCAAAACATTTCTGATCCTTATAGGGGCCACGGTTTTTTTCAACTTCATGTTTTATTTCCTGTCCTCCAACATCGAGGACTTTGAAAACCTGCCCCTGCCGCCCAAAAAAGTCGAGCGTTACAAGACCGACTACCCGCTTATCAAAGTCGATGCCCAGTCACGCGACAATTGGGCGCTACTGGATTTTTCCACCGGGAATGTCGTGCGCATGGACGATATGGAAAAGGATGTGAACCGCCTGCAGAAGCTGGATTGGGATCTGGCGTTTCAACGCACCAAAATCGTCACCAATGGGGGCGTCACCAACCCAAAAGGCAACGTGCAGGTCAAGAATCTGGGACAGATCGAATTCAATCAGGTCGCCCAGGTGCCTGCCAGCCGGGCGGACTTCAAAAAAGACGATCGGGGTTGGGGCGGCAGCATCGTCAACAAGGCTTTGGTGGATTGGTACATTTACCGGACCCGCACCCACAACGTGGAATCAAAAAAAGACGTGTACCTGATCGATACCGGCGACGGATTCGTGAAATTGAAAATCATCAACTACTACTGCGAGCGCCCGGAATCGGACTGCAAATCCATGATGTGCACGCGGGATGAAGCGGCCTGCCTGACGCTGGAATACCAGTTCATACCGAATGACGAACAGACCTTTTCCCCGCCGCCCTCACAACAACCTCAAACCGCTCAGGTCACCCATTGA
- a CDS encoding formylglycine-generating enzyme family protein: protein MKKWLPLAVLATLFLAACQPAASSSDEGMVLIPAGEFQLGMPTSGSLPAFMSDRTSSANAQPAQRLQLDAFYIDRDEVTYSDFLKFKPSSQYAEGRADHPVRGITWYEADAYCLSQGKRLPTEFEWEKASRGEDGRLFVWGNDFDKAKANFGKTVHPVGSVETDLSPYGVADLNGNVSEWTASWYRPYPGSKHEDTNFGEAFKVIRGGAYNKREHGFMEQFAMLPYRNVAPPTMRTWNTGFRCARPASRPKPENSD from the coding sequence TTGAAGAAGTGGCTTCCTCTGGCCGTGCTGGCCACGCTGTTTCTTGCAGCGTGCCAACCCGCCGCTTCCTCCAGCGATGAAGGCATGGTGTTGATTCCCGCAGGTGAGTTCCAACTGGGCATGCCCACTTCCGGCAGCCTGCCGGCGTTCATGTCCGACCGCACCTCCAGCGCCAATGCGCAACCGGCACAACGCCTGCAACTCGACGCGTTTTACATCGACCGCGACGAAGTGACGTACTCCGATTTTCTGAAATTCAAACCGTCGAGCCAATACGCCGAAGGCCGCGCCGACCATCCGGTGCGTGGCATCACCTGGTACGAAGCCGATGCCTATTGCCTGTCGCAGGGCAAACGCCTGCCCACGGAATTCGAATGGGAAAAAGCGTCACGCGGCGAGGACGGGCGCCTCTTCGTTTGGGGCAACGATTTCGACAAGGCCAAAGCCAATTTCGGGAAAACGGTGCACCCCGTCGGCAGTGTCGAAACGGACCTCAGCCCCTACGGCGTGGCGGATCTGAACGGCAACGTGTCGGAATGGACGGCAAGCTGGTACCGGCCCTACCCCGGATCCAAGCATGAAGACACCAATTTCGGTGAAGCCTTCAAGGTCATCCGCGGCGGGGCGTACAACAAACGCGAGCACGGTTTCATGGAACAATTCGCCATGTTGCCGTACCGGAATGTTGCGCCCCCCACCATGCGAACCTGGAATACGGGCTTTCGTTGCGCCCGTCCGGCATCTAGACCCAAGCCCGAAAACTCGGATTAA
- a CDS encoding Rne/Rng family ribonuclease, protein MSKKKKLLINAEHPEECRAVIIDDGKIEEYIVEHSSRELLKGNVYLGVITRVEPAIEASFIDYGGKKYGFLPFKDVLKESYLQTGERKSRTRIQDVLVRGQKILVQVVKESRDAKGPSLTNAVTIPGRFLVLMCSKETSGISRKIEDESERKKMKEVLSDLQLPEDMGVILRTAGMGRTKLELQKDLQMLMKIWEGIQEKLQDPETKGPCLLYKVPDMVVRTVRDHFTNDTSEIIVDNADSYKAVKEFIRLVMPRMRNRVKYSQETKPLFSQYKIEEQIENIYKKRVELPSGGSLVFDVGEAMVAIDVNSGKTTSSSDLEETATRTNMEAADEIGRQLRLRDLGGLIVIDFIDMFSKKNKSNVEKEIKKSCKSDKARINISRISRFGLLEMSRQRLSSPVKEGHFEQCVLCQGTGFTRTDSSVSLSVLRKIREILAEGNVKVLAVEVSASVASYLLNHKTKYLQDLQDKTQCLLQFSAKDRLAYENFSYTVLERKREEERQMENRNRGVEFRTALPASADSQPDSRSRPRTESRPDTRPDSRPDSRSEERGDRERGERPERADRERRGRGRRSSSRGRSRSGSSNRSQAGQNRSRPSWPQPAEGEDPMQGPLQEQPPVDNGRDSRAPVDRDTAPATDTAPPSAEGMEQNSAESSPEEAKPATTGGRGRSRDGRKGSSRKRWSRPRSTRKTNSDDSPDSPASAEGEDSGQQPTENVSRLHEVVLDKPPSYKADDREREAPKPIRDDLAPGI, encoded by the coding sequence ATGTCCAAAAAGAAAAAACTGTTAATCAATGCGGAACATCCTGAAGAATGCCGCGCCGTAATCATCGATGATGGAAAGATCGAAGAATACATCGTAGAACATTCTTCCCGGGAGTTACTGAAAGGCAATGTTTATCTAGGTGTTATCACCCGGGTGGAACCCGCCATTGAAGCCTCATTCATCGATTATGGTGGCAAAAAATACGGCTTCCTCCCCTTTAAAGATGTGCTGAAGGAATCGTACCTTCAGACCGGTGAAAGGAAATCAAGAACCCGAATTCAAGACGTTCTGGTCCGGGGTCAGAAAATACTGGTGCAGGTGGTCAAGGAAAGCCGGGACGCCAAAGGCCCGTCTTTGACCAATGCCGTCACCATCCCCGGCCGGTTTCTGGTGCTGATGTGCTCCAAGGAAACCAGTGGAATCTCCCGAAAAATCGAGGACGAATCCGAACGCAAAAAAATGAAGGAGGTGCTTTCGGACCTCCAGTTGCCGGAAGACATGGGCGTGATTCTGCGCACCGCCGGCATGGGACGGACCAAACTGGAACTGCAAAAAGACCTGCAGATGCTGATGAAAATTTGGGAAGGCATCCAGGAAAAATTGCAGGATCCGGAAACCAAAGGCCCCTGTCTGCTTTACAAGGTTCCGGACATGGTGGTGCGTACGGTCCGCGATCATTTCACCAACGATACCTCTGAAATCATCGTGGACAACGCGGACTCGTACAAGGCCGTGAAGGAATTCATACGCCTGGTCATGCCGCGCATGCGCAACCGCGTCAAGTATTCGCAGGAAACGAAACCGCTGTTTTCCCAGTACAAGATCGAAGAACAGATCGAAAACATTTACAAAAAGCGTGTCGAATTGCCTTCCGGCGGGTCTCTGGTGTTCGATGTCGGCGAGGCGATGGTGGCCATCGATGTCAACTCCGGCAAGACCACGAGTTCGAGTGATCTGGAAGAGACGGCCACCCGGACCAATATGGAAGCGGCGGATGAGATCGGCCGCCAGTTGCGCCTGCGCGACCTGGGCGGGTTGATCGTCATCGACTTCATCGACATGTTCTCCAAAAAGAACAAGAGCAACGTCGAAAAGGAGATCAAGAAAAGCTGCAAATCCGACAAGGCACGCATCAATATTTCCCGAATCTCCCGATTCGGTCTGCTGGAAATGTCCCGTCAACGTTTGTCCTCGCCGGTCAAGGAAGGTCATTTCGAGCAATGTGTGTTGTGCCAGGGAACCGGGTTCACGCGGACGGACAGTTCTGTGTCTTTGAGCGTGTTGCGCAAAATTCGCGAAATTCTGGCGGAAGGAAATGTCAAGGTGCTTGCGGTCGAGGTGTCGGCATCCGTCGCCAGTTACCTCTTGAATCACAAAACCAAGTACCTGCAGGATTTGCAGGACAAAACACAATGCCTGCTCCAGTTTTCCGCCAAGGACCGCCTGGCGTACGAGAATTTTTCGTACACCGTGCTGGAACGGAAACGGGAAGAAGAGCGGCAAATGGAAAATCGAAACCGCGGGGTGGAGTTTCGCACCGCCCTGCCTGCCAGTGCAGACAGCCAGCCGGATTCCCGATCGAGGCCGCGTACCGAATCGCGACCGGATACACGTCCCGACTCGCGTCCCGATTCCCGTTCGGAAGAGCGGGGAGACCGCGAACGCGGTGAGCGTCCTGAACGGGCTGATCGCGAGCGCCGAGGACGGGGACGTCGGTCCTCCAGCCGGGGCCGCTCCCGATCCGGGTCGTCCAACCGGTCGCAGGCAGGCCAGAACCGGAGTCGGCCGAGCTGGCCACAACCTGCCGAGGGAGAGGACCCCATGCAGGGCCCTTTGCAGGAACAGCCTCCGGTGGACAATGGACGTGACAGCCGTGCGCCGGTGGACAGGGATACGGCTCCTGCAACCGATACCGCACCGCCTTCGGCAGAAGGGATGGAACAGAATTCCGCTGAGTCTTCGCCGGAAGAAGCCAAGCCGGCTACGACCGGAGGACGCGGTCGATCCCGGGACGGACGCAAAGGTTCCAGCCGCAAGCGGTGGAGCCGGCCCCGATCGACGCGTAAAACGAACAGTGATGACAGCCCCGACAGTCCGGCAAGTGCGGAGGGGGAGGATTCCGGTCAGCAACCGACGGAAAATGTATCCCGTCTGCATGAGGTGGTGCTCGACAAGCCGCCGTCGTACAAGGCCGACGATCGGGAGAGAGAAGCTCCGAAACCGATCCGCGACGATTTGGCTCCTGGAATTTAA